ACGACAGCTTCATCACCTAATTCCTGTTGTAATTTAATCGCTCCGATTACATTTGCTCCGGAAGAGATACCAACAGCCAATCCCAATTGACGTGACAGCTTTTGCGCCATGATAATGGAGTCGCCATCATTCGCACAAACGACAGTGTCGAGTTCATCTAAATCCACAATAGCAGGAATAAATTCATCAGATATTCCCTGAATACGGTGTGAACCTACTTTATGTCCTGTAGTCAAGGTTGGACTTTCTGCCGGTTCCAGTGGATGTACACGGACATTTGGGTTTACCTTTCTTAAGCTCCTCCCCACACCCATTACTGTACCACCAGTTCCCACACCAGCAACAAAAGCATCAGCTACTAAGCCCTGTTCTTCCAGTTGCTTTACAATCTCGTAACCTGTGGTTTTCTCATGCGCTTCGGCATTATATTGATTCTCAAATTGCCGTGGAAGAAAAACACCGCCTTTCGCAGCAAGCTCTTCACTTAAACGAATACTTCCTAAAAAACCACCTTCTTCTTTGCTTATCAACTGAATATCCGCTCCCATACTTCGAATAATATCGGTACGCTCCTTACTCAGCCAGTTAGGCATAATAATCTTTACTTGATGACCAAGCGCTTTGCCGATTGCTGAAAAAGCAATCCCTGTATTTCCACTTGTGGCTTCAATAACAACATCAGTCGGGCGAATCTGACAATTCATATACGCTTTATATAAAATATAAAGAGCCATCCTATCTTTAATGCTACCGGTCAGATTGTAGTTCTCACATTTCACGAAAATTCGTCCGGGTTTACCTTTGTAAGTATACTGTAGTTCCAACATTGGCGTATTTCCAACTAATCGCCAGAGATGTTTAAATCTCTTGTCCAATGCAGGTGACAAACACGCACTTAATAATTCTTGTTCAGCCATTTCTTATAAATGATTATTCTGTCGCAAAATTGACCATTGACAAGATAATATTCAATACATCATTATAATTTCAATAAAAATTAAATTAAAAGACATAAAAACCAATAAATAATTCAGAACAATAGCGTATTTTTACAGCCGTACCGAAAATATTCAGATTATGGAATTGGATGAAATCGATGTAAAATTATTGCGCCTCCTTCAGCAAGATGCCTCAATGAGTAACAAAGCGCTATCCTTTGAACTCAACAAATCTATTGCCGCTGTTCATGAACGTGTTAGAAAGCTAAAGCGGTTAGGCTACATCAAAAAAACGGTGGCAATTTTGGACCGCCACAAAGTAGGCATTGGGTTAATTTCATTTTCCCAGGTTTTTCTCAAGGCGCACACGTTTGAGGTGTTGAATGAATTCGAAAAAGAGGTGGCTAAATTTCCCGAGGTTATGGAATGCTACCAAATGGCAGGCTCTTACGACTTTATGTTACGTATAGCAACCAAAGATATGGATGCTTATCATATTTTTCTGCGGCATCGACTGGCTGTATTACCTCAAGTAAACACCGTACAGACCTACTTTGTATTATCGGAGACAAAAAGCGAGACGGCTTATCCCCTTTAATTTTTGTCTTAAAAACGAAGGAATATTGCTGTTATGTGCAATAGCCTTATTGCACATAACAGCAATGAAAAAATAATTAATCGAATAACAAGGTACCCGTCACATTCCAGCTACTGAAACTTGTTCCTTCAGGCGCTCCCTGTGGGATCTGTACCTGCATCGTATGGTCTCCGGCTTTTAAATCCCCCAGATCAATATAGATCGGTGGTGTTACTGTACCTGGACACCAATTGGAGCGACTCAGATCGGATGAAGACAACCCTGTAGCAAAATTGCCTGAAGCGGGGTTCGACAAACGATACGAACCGCAATCATTGCGCCAAGGGGTGTTTTTAAAGAGCAATGAATCGTTTAGGAAAATGCGGTTTTCTTTAGGCACAAACTCATCACCATTTCCCCAGCCTCCATGCCCTGTTGTAATGTAGCGTAATTGCACGTTTTTAGCATCCTGGTCCAAATGAAATGAAACAGTAAGACCTTTCTCCTTGTCAAACATAGATCCGTACTCCTGACCGCCCATTTCCATGACATTGGTCGTCGTAAATAAAGACATCGTCTTTTTCAGACTGCCTTTTGACTCGGCATCGAAGCCCGGATGTATCGTCAGCTCAACACTCACCTCATGTCCATTTTTATCATAGTTGCCAATGAAGGCACCCACATAGACCTCCTGCTCGCTCAACATACCTGCCAATTCGGTTACGTCCTGACGGTACAGCACTGAGTCTTGCCAAACCTTATCCTTTAACTGAAGATAGTTAAACTGCTTAACACCAAATGGTGTAAAGAAACGCATCAATTCAACAATAGGCTCAAAGGATGCTGTTTTTACAACCCCTTGATAGGCTTTACCATTGCCATTTTCATACTTAGGAAGGGTACCCATACCATTTTTCATGCCATCCAAAAAGCTCTGTGCCTTGTTCGTCGGGATGATAAAAACTGATCCAGTGCGATCATAGGCATCACCTTTCGATTGTTCGACCAACTGCACAAATACATTGTCGCTTGTCTTTATTTTTGGGATTTTCACCTTTTTTACCAAAACCGTCCCATTCGCAAAACGTAAAATAGAATCCGATTTTACATCATCTGCAAAACGTAAAATAGAATCCGATTTTACATCATCTGCAAAACGTATTCTTTCCTTCCGAAAAACAGGTATTTGGATAAAACGGTTCTTCCAGATGAGATCTTTGTAAGAAAGTTCGTCGTAAGGTTTTTCATTTCCTTTCAGCCTCAGTTGATCCGGTATAGTCTTTACCTTTTCTACTTTAGTGGCAAAAGTCCGTGTATTCCCATTGCGGATTACCTCGAGTACCAGACCAAGGTCCTGACCAAGTTCCGTGGGTGCACCTTTGACCCCTAATTTATCGGTATACCAAACTTCTATTTTATTGGAATTGATGCTCGTCTCCACTTTTTTACAGGGATAGCCCAATATTGTTTTAGTCTCGTTTGTGGCGTTAAATTTTTGCTTCGAAAGCGCGAGCGAATCTTTGGTTAGAATGATTGATCCGTCTTTGAGTTTAGCAATTTTAAGTAAAGCATTGCCTCCAGCACGCTCCACCACAACCCGTTCGTATGGCGGCGCCAACTGTCCATTCATTTCTTTTGCCGAACTAACAAAAGTCTCCTTTTCATTGGCATAGACTAGAATGGCATTTTGATTGGCAGCTGTATTCCCATTGAAACTTTGATTATATTGAATGACATAATTCGACAGCTTTTGCGCCTGCGAAGACAATGACAAACATAAAATAGACGTGAAAAGAATACTTTTCTTCATAGCATGTGTATTGGTTTAGATGCAAAAATAAGAAAGGCTTTAGGAATTCCTAAAGCCTTTCTTATTTTATGCTAAAACGTTTATTTGATCAACCAGATATCCAAGAGGTAAAATACTGCAAAAATCACCGAGGCATAACCATTGGTGGTCATAAAGTCGCGATTGACCCGACTTAAATTGGTCGATGAAAACAGGGTATGCTGGTAAATCAGCAACGCCCCATAAAAGACCACACCTAAATAATAAATCCAACCTACAGGCATCAAAAATGCTGGTATTAAAATAAATATAAAAGAAAGCACATGCAGACATTCCGAAACGCGCATAGCTCCTTTCGTTCCTAACCACACGGGTATAGAATTCAGCTGATTTGCCCGATCAAAGTCTTCGTCCTGCAAAGCGTAAATAATATCGAAGCCACTCACCCAAGTCAACACAGCGAAACCATAAAGTACCGGAACGGTCGCAAATTGTCCTGTAATAACCATATATGCGCCTATTGGAGCCAATCCCAGCCCTGCACCCAATACAAGATGGCATAAGGGCGTTATGCGCTTTGTATAGGAGTAAAAAAGCACAACAAAAAGTGCAATGGGCGACAACATAAAGCAAAGAGAATTGATAAAATACGTCGCTGCAATAAAAATCAGGCAATTTACCAGCGTAAAAACCAATGCATTTTTAGCGGAAATTTTTCCAGCAGGAATATCACGCATGGCCGTTCTTGGATTAATGGCATCAATATCTCTATCCAGATAACGATTGAATGCCATGGCAGCATTACGGGCCGTCACCATACAAACGAGCATCAAAACCAATAATTTCCACGAAAAGGCATAGTCTGTTGTGTGCAATGCCAAAAAGAAGCCAATAAAGGCAAATGGCAATGCAAATACACTATGAGCAAATAAAACTAAGGACAAGTATTTTTTCATCTGAACTTAAAATGTAGCTAAAACTGTTCGTTTCCGTCGAGTTCAGGTCGAACAAATCGGCCATTAACTTCATCGATAGCTTCTAAAATAGGCTCATGCCCCATTTTCTTCTCCGCAGACGTTAGGAAAATCGGCGGCACCTCCTCAAACCATTGGAGCAATGATTTTTTAAATTTCGCAATATTCGCATCGGATTTAACAGTCGATTGCTTATCGGCCTTGGTGAAAACCAACATAAATGGCAAACCGCATTCGCCCAACCAATAGCAAAAATCAAGGTCAATC
The DNA window shown above is from Sphingobacterium thalpophilum and carries:
- a CDS encoding PNGase F N-terminal domain-containing protein encodes the protein MKKSILFTSILCLSLSSQAQKLSNYVIQYNQSFNGNTAANQNAILVYANEKETFVSSAKEMNGQLAPPYERVVVERAGGNALLKIAKLKDGSIILTKDSLALSKQKFNATNETKTILGYPCKKVETSINSNKIEVWYTDKLGVKGAPTELGQDLGLVLEVIRNGNTRTFATKVEKVKTIPDQLRLKGNEKPYDELSYKDLIWKNRFIQIPVFRKERIRFADDVKSDSILRFADDVKSDSILRFANGTVLVKKVKIPKIKTSDNVFVQLVEQSKGDAYDRTGSVFIIPTNKAQSFLDGMKNGMGTLPKYENGNGKAYQGVVKTASFEPIVELMRFFTPFGVKQFNYLQLKDKVWQDSVLYRQDVTELAGMLSEQEVYVGAFIGNYDKNGHEVSVELTIHPGFDAESKGSLKKTMSLFTTTNVMEMGGQEYGSMFDKEKGLTVSFHLDQDAKNVQLRYITTGHGGWGNGDEFVPKENRIFLNDSLLFKNTPWRNDCGSYRLSNPASGNFATGLSSSDLSRSNWCPGTVTPPIYIDLGDLKAGDHTMQVQIPQGAPEGTSFSSWNVTGTLLFD
- a CDS encoding PLP-dependent cysteine synthase family protein, coding for MAEQELLSACLSPALDKRFKHLWRLVGNTPMLELQYTYKGKPGRIFVKCENYNLTGSIKDRMALYILYKAYMNCQIRPTDVVIEATSGNTGIAFSAIGKALGHQVKIIMPNWLSKERTDIIRSMGADIQLISKEEGGFLGSIRLSEELAAKGGVFLPRQFENQYNAEAHEKTTGYEIVKQLEEQGLVADAFVAGVGTGGTVMGVGRSLRKVNPNVRVHPLEPAESPTLTTGHKVGSHRIQGISDEFIPAIVDLDELDTVVCANDGDSIIMAQKLSRQLGLAVGISSGANVIGAIKLQQELGDEAVVVTLLCDDNKKYLSTDLVKEEPVKEGYLSTDVDFSGFQPICRLANPVFGA
- a CDS encoding UbiA-like polyprenyltransferase, giving the protein MKKYLSLVLFAHSVFALPFAFIGFFLALHTTDYAFSWKLLVLMLVCMVTARNAAMAFNRYLDRDIDAINPRTAMRDIPAGKISAKNALVFTLVNCLIFIAATYFINSLCFMLSPIALFVVLFYSYTKRITPLCHLVLGAGLGLAPIGAYMVITGQFATVPVLYGFAVLTWVSGFDIIYALQDEDFDRANQLNSIPVWLGTKGAMRVSECLHVLSFIFILIPAFLMPVGWIYYLGVVFYGALLIYQHTLFSSTNLSRVNRDFMTTNGYASVIFAVFYLLDIWLIK
- a CDS encoding Lrp/AsnC family transcriptional regulator, with amino-acid sequence MELDEIDVKLLRLLQQDASMSNKALSFELNKSIAAVHERVRKLKRLGYIKKTVAILDRHKVGIGLISFSQVFLKAHTFEVLNEFEKEVAKFPEVMECYQMAGSYDFMLRIATKDMDAYHIFLRHRLAVLPQVNTVQTYFVLSETKSETAYPL